One part of the Macrobrachium rosenbergii isolate ZJJX-2024 chromosome 3, ASM4041242v1, whole genome shotgun sequence genome encodes these proteins:
- the LOC136852194 gene encoding (3R)-3-hydroxyacyl-CoA dehydrogenase-like isoform X3 — MRIKWLSFLSALSLHYTGGGSGIGRATCRILEREGATVVVCDIKESTAMETVNLFTDPSKHLALMTDVSKADSVDATISAVVAKYKSPPTLLVNSAGVAGIGPVKSLKEETFKNCIDVNLKGTYLMCKAVANAMEKHGLKSGSFVNIASITGILGLKDNSCYSSSKGGVIAFTRAVSKELIHDGIRVNSILPGPIETGMVSSDVEIVQRAIRERTPIGRIGQPEEVGEVAAFLLSDRSSYMVGAAVEVTGGYVC; from the exons ATGAGGATAAAGTG gTTGTCCTTTCTATCTGCCTTATCATTGCATTATACAGGAGGTGGAAGTGGCATAGGCAGGGCAACATGCCGAATTCTGGAAAGGGAAGGAGCCACTGTAGTTGTTTGTGACATTAAGGAATCGACTGCAATGGAGACTGTCAATCTGTTTACAG ATCCAAGCAAACACTTGGCCTTGATGACTGATGTCTCGAAAGCGGATTCAGTGGACGCGACAATTTCTGCCGTTGTTGCAAAATACAAGTCTCCTCCAACACTGCTGGTCAACTCAGCCGGGGTGGCTGGCATCGGACCCGTGAAGTCCCTGAAGGAGGAAACCTTTAAGAACTGCATCGATGTGAATTTGAAG GGAACTTATCTGATGTGTAAAGCCGTAGCCAACGCCATGGAGAAACACGGACTGAAGAGCGGGAGTTTTGTGAACATCGCTAGCATCACTGGCATCCTCGGGCTGAAAGATAACTCCTGCTACTCCAGCAGTAAAGGAGGAGTCATAGCTTTCACGAGAGCTGTCTCGAAGGAGCTGATTCA TGATGGAATCCGCGTGAACAGCATTCTCCCTGGTCCGATCGAGACTGGCATGGTTTCTTCGGATGTAGAAATCGTCCAGCGGGCAATCAGAGAGCGCACGCCCATTGGCCGCATTGGCCAGCCAGAGG AAGTAGGAGAGGTGGCCGCTTTCTTGCTGTCAGACAGGAGCAGCTACATGGTTGGGGCGGCCGTTGAAGTGACTGGCGGATATGTATGCTGA
- the LOC136852194 gene encoding (3R)-3-hydroxyacyl-CoA dehydrogenase-like isoform X2 has product MSRKRCLVSSIKKLVDAKEILLSFLSALSLHYTGGGSGIGRATCRILEREGATVVVCDIKESTAMETVNLFTDPSKHLALMTDVSKADSVDATISAVVAKYKSPPTLLVNSAGVAGIGPVKSLKEETFKNCIDVNLKGTYLMCKAVANAMEKHGLKSGSFVNIASITGILGLKDNSCYSSSKGGVIAFTRAVSKELIHDGIRVNSILPGPIETGMVSSDVEIVQRAIRERTPIGRIGQPEEVGEVAAFLLSDRSSYMVGAAVEVTGGYVC; this is encoded by the exons ATGTCACGAAAAAGATGTTTAGTCAGCAGCATAAAAAAATTAGTGGACGCCAAAGAAATTTT gTTGTCCTTTCTATCTGCCTTATCATTGCATTATACAGGAGGTGGAAGTGGCATAGGCAGGGCAACATGCCGAATTCTGGAAAGGGAAGGAGCCACTGTAGTTGTTTGTGACATTAAGGAATCGACTGCAATGGAGACTGTCAATCTGTTTACAG ATCCAAGCAAACACTTGGCCTTGATGACTGATGTCTCGAAAGCGGATTCAGTGGACGCGACAATTTCTGCCGTTGTTGCAAAATACAAGTCTCCTCCAACACTGCTGGTCAACTCAGCCGGGGTGGCTGGCATCGGACCCGTGAAGTCCCTGAAGGAGGAAACCTTTAAGAACTGCATCGATGTGAATTTGAAG GGAACTTATCTGATGTGTAAAGCCGTAGCCAACGCCATGGAGAAACACGGACTGAAGAGCGGGAGTTTTGTGAACATCGCTAGCATCACTGGCATCCTCGGGCTGAAAGATAACTCCTGCTACTCCAGCAGTAAAGGAGGAGTCATAGCTTTCACGAGAGCTGTCTCGAAGGAGCTGATTCA TGATGGAATCCGCGTGAACAGCATTCTCCCTGGTCCGATCGAGACTGGCATGGTTTCTTCGGATGTAGAAATCGTCCAGCGGGCAATCAGAGAGCGCACGCCCATTGGCCGCATTGGCCAGCCAGAGG AAGTAGGAGAGGTGGCCGCTTTCTTGCTGTCAGACAGGAGCAGCTACATGGTTGGGGCGGCCGTTGAAGTGACTGGCGGATATGTATGCTGA
- the LOC136852194 gene encoding (3R)-3-hydroxyacyl-CoA dehydrogenase-like isoform X1, which produces MAAQLLQGKIALVTGNFRWRLLVVLVTVHGPTLSFLSALSLHYTGGGSGIGRATCRILEREGATVVVCDIKESTAMETVNLFTDPSKHLALMTDVSKADSVDATISAVVAKYKSPPTLLVNSAGVAGIGPVKSLKEETFKNCIDVNLKGTYLMCKAVANAMEKHGLKSGSFVNIASITGILGLKDNSCYSSSKGGVIAFTRAVSKELIHDGIRVNSILPGPIETGMVSSDVEIVQRAIRERTPIGRIGQPEEVGEVAAFLLSDRSSYMVGAAVEVTGGYVC; this is translated from the exons ATGGCTGCTCAATTACTTCAAGGCAAAATTGCCTTAGTTACAGGTAACTTTCGGTGGCGATTGCTTGTGGTGCTGGTGACAGTGCATGGGCCAAC gTTGTCCTTTCTATCTGCCTTATCATTGCATTATACAGGAGGTGGAAGTGGCATAGGCAGGGCAACATGCCGAATTCTGGAAAGGGAAGGAGCCACTGTAGTTGTTTGTGACATTAAGGAATCGACTGCAATGGAGACTGTCAATCTGTTTACAG ATCCAAGCAAACACTTGGCCTTGATGACTGATGTCTCGAAAGCGGATTCAGTGGACGCGACAATTTCTGCCGTTGTTGCAAAATACAAGTCTCCTCCAACACTGCTGGTCAACTCAGCCGGGGTGGCTGGCATCGGACCCGTGAAGTCCCTGAAGGAGGAAACCTTTAAGAACTGCATCGATGTGAATTTGAAG GGAACTTATCTGATGTGTAAAGCCGTAGCCAACGCCATGGAGAAACACGGACTGAAGAGCGGGAGTTTTGTGAACATCGCTAGCATCACTGGCATCCTCGGGCTGAAAGATAACTCCTGCTACTCCAGCAGTAAAGGAGGAGTCATAGCTTTCACGAGAGCTGTCTCGAAGGAGCTGATTCA TGATGGAATCCGCGTGAACAGCATTCTCCCTGGTCCGATCGAGACTGGCATGGTTTCTTCGGATGTAGAAATCGTCCAGCGGGCAATCAGAGAGCGCACGCCCATTGGCCGCATTGGCCAGCCAGAGG AAGTAGGAGAGGTGGCCGCTTTCTTGCTGTCAGACAGGAGCAGCTACATGGTTGGGGCGGCCGTTGAAGTGACTGGCGGATATGTATGCTGA
- the LOC136852194 gene encoding (3R)-3-hydroxyacyl-CoA dehydrogenase-like isoform X4 has translation MAAQLLQGKIALVTGGGSGIGRATCRILEREGATVVVCDIKESTAMETVNLFTDPSKHLALMTDVSKADSVDATISAVVAKYKSPPTLLVNSAGVAGIGPVKSLKEETFKNCIDVNLKGTYLMCKAVANAMEKHGLKSGSFVNIASITGILGLKDNSCYSSSKGGVIAFTRAVSKELIHDGIRVNSILPGPIETGMVSSDVEIVQRAIRERTPIGRIGQPEEVGEVAAFLLSDRSSYMVGAAVEVTGGYVC, from the exons ATGGCTGCTCAATTACTTCAAGGCAAAATTGCCTTAGTTACAG GAGGTGGAAGTGGCATAGGCAGGGCAACATGCCGAATTCTGGAAAGGGAAGGAGCCACTGTAGTTGTTTGTGACATTAAGGAATCGACTGCAATGGAGACTGTCAATCTGTTTACAG ATCCAAGCAAACACTTGGCCTTGATGACTGATGTCTCGAAAGCGGATTCAGTGGACGCGACAATTTCTGCCGTTGTTGCAAAATACAAGTCTCCTCCAACACTGCTGGTCAACTCAGCCGGGGTGGCTGGCATCGGACCCGTGAAGTCCCTGAAGGAGGAAACCTTTAAGAACTGCATCGATGTGAATTTGAAG GGAACTTATCTGATGTGTAAAGCCGTAGCCAACGCCATGGAGAAACACGGACTGAAGAGCGGGAGTTTTGTGAACATCGCTAGCATCACTGGCATCCTCGGGCTGAAAGATAACTCCTGCTACTCCAGCAGTAAAGGAGGAGTCATAGCTTTCACGAGAGCTGTCTCGAAGGAGCTGATTCA TGATGGAATCCGCGTGAACAGCATTCTCCCTGGTCCGATCGAGACTGGCATGGTTTCTTCGGATGTAGAAATCGTCCAGCGGGCAATCAGAGAGCGCACGCCCATTGGCCGCATTGGCCAGCCAGAGG AAGTAGGAGAGGTGGCCGCTTTCTTGCTGTCAGACAGGAGCAGCTACATGGTTGGGGCGGCCGTTGAAGTGACTGGCGGATATGTATGCTGA